One window of Corvus moneduloides isolate bCorMon1 chromosome 13, bCorMon1.pri, whole genome shotgun sequence genomic DNA carries:
- the CD276 gene encoding CD276 antigen isoform X2, with amino-acid sequence MLFPLLVLALGLAGAVEIHVPEEPVVALFGHDATLRCSFSPDANFSVAELSLIWQLTDTKRLVHGFSGGRDRLQDQGRGYANRTALFYDQLAQGNVSLLLRRVRIADEGSFTCFVRVRDHNSAAVTLQVAAPYSKPSVHLEPSKDLKPGDVAVVTCQASRGYPEASVLWQDGRGANLTANVTTWQVANEEGLFEVRSVLRVLVEPSVTYSCLVLNAVLRQHGHASVTITGRALPFPAAALWVTVALAACVVALLAVLAFVCHRRLRDSCREQRQRAGPEEREEEGEEPKAALQLLENAESKEDPEPELH; translated from the exons ATGCTCTTCCCGCTGCTCGTCCTGGCACTCGGCCTGGCAG GTGCCGTGGAGATCCACGTCCCGGAGGAGCCGGTGGTGGCCCTGTTCGGCCACGATGCCACCCTGCGCTGCTCCTTCTCGCCCGACGCCAACTTCAGCGTGGCGGAGCTGAGCCTGATCTGGCAGCTGACGGACACCAAGCGCCTGGTGCACGGCTTCTCCGGCGGCCGCGACCGCCTGCAGGACCAGGGCCGCGGCTACGCCAACCGCACGGCGCTCTTCTACGaccagctggcacagggcaaCGTGTCCCTGCTGCTGCGGCGCGTGCGCATCGCCGACGAGGGCAGCTTCACCTGCTTCGTGCGTGTGCGCGACCACAACAGCGCCGCCGTCACCCTGCAGGTGGCAG CTCCCTACTCCAAGCCCAGCGTGCACCTGGAGCCCAGCAAGGACCTGAAGCCGGGCGACGTGGCCGTGGTGACGTGCCAGGCGTCCCGCGGCTACCCCGAGGCCAGCGTGCTGTGGCAGGACGGCCGGGGCGCCAACCTGACGGCCAACGTCACCACGTGGCAGGTGGCCAACGAGGAGGGGCTGTTCGAGGTGCGCAGCGTCCTGCGCGTGCTGGTGGAGCCCAGCGTCACCTACTCGTGCCTGGTGCTCAACGCCGTGCTGCGGCAGCACGGGCACGCCTCCGTCACCATCACAG GCCgggctctgcccttccctgccgCGGCTCTCTGGGTGACGGTGGCCCTGGCCGCCTGCGTGGTGGCCCTGCTGGCCGTGCTGGCCTTCGTGTGCCACCGCCGCCTGCGGGACAGCTGCCGGGAGCAGCGGCAGCGCGCAG GGCCCgaggagcgggaggaggagggcgaGGAGCCCAAGGCAG ctctgcagctgctggaaaacGCGGAGAGCAAAGAGG ATCCGGAGCCGGAGCTGCATTGA
- the CD276 gene encoding CD276 antigen isoform X1 — MLFPLLVLALGLAGAVEIHVPEEPVVALFGHDATLRCSFSPDANFSVAELSLIWQLTDTKRLVHGFSGGRDRLQDQGRGYANRTALFYDQLAQGNVSLLLRRVRIADEGSFTCFVRVRDHNSAAVTLQVAAPYSKPSVHLEPSKDLKPGDVAVVTCQASRGYPEASVLWQDGRGANLTANVTTWQVANEEGLFEVRSVLRVLVEPSVTYSCLVLNAVLRQHGHASVTITGRALPFPAAALWVTVALAACVVALLAVLAFVCHRRLRDSCREQRQRAGPEEREEEGEEPKAALQLLENAESKEARGCHSRFPIAFHRSGPFSSRAFPGIPQQLLRPRELINSVLHYFINLSSH; from the exons ATGCTCTTCCCGCTGCTCGTCCTGGCACTCGGCCTGGCAG GTGCCGTGGAGATCCACGTCCCGGAGGAGCCGGTGGTGGCCCTGTTCGGCCACGATGCCACCCTGCGCTGCTCCTTCTCGCCCGACGCCAACTTCAGCGTGGCGGAGCTGAGCCTGATCTGGCAGCTGACGGACACCAAGCGCCTGGTGCACGGCTTCTCCGGCGGCCGCGACCGCCTGCAGGACCAGGGCCGCGGCTACGCCAACCGCACGGCGCTCTTCTACGaccagctggcacagggcaaCGTGTCCCTGCTGCTGCGGCGCGTGCGCATCGCCGACGAGGGCAGCTTCACCTGCTTCGTGCGTGTGCGCGACCACAACAGCGCCGCCGTCACCCTGCAGGTGGCAG CTCCCTACTCCAAGCCCAGCGTGCACCTGGAGCCCAGCAAGGACCTGAAGCCGGGCGACGTGGCCGTGGTGACGTGCCAGGCGTCCCGCGGCTACCCCGAGGCCAGCGTGCTGTGGCAGGACGGCCGGGGCGCCAACCTGACGGCCAACGTCACCACGTGGCAGGTGGCCAACGAGGAGGGGCTGTTCGAGGTGCGCAGCGTCCTGCGCGTGCTGGTGGAGCCCAGCGTCACCTACTCGTGCCTGGTGCTCAACGCCGTGCTGCGGCAGCACGGGCACGCCTCCGTCACCATCACAG GCCgggctctgcccttccctgccgCGGCTCTCTGGGTGACGGTGGCCCTGGCCGCCTGCGTGGTGGCCCTGCTGGCCGTGCTGGCCTTCGTGTGCCACCGCCGCCTGCGGGACAGCTGCCGGGAGCAGCGGCAGCGCGCAG GGCCCgaggagcgggaggaggagggcgaGGAGCCCAAGGCAG ctctgcagctgctggaaaacGCGGAGAGCAAAGAGG CCCGTGGCTGCCATTCCCGCTTTCCCATCGCCTTCCATCGCTCCGGGCCCTTTTCCAGCCGGGCCTTTCCTGGGattccccagcagctgctgcggCCCCGGGAACTCATTAATTCAGTGCTTCATTACTTTATTAATTTATCGAGTCATTAA
- the CD276 gene encoding CD276 antigen isoform X3 has translation MLFPLLVLALGLAGAVEIHVPEEPVVALFGHDATLRCSFSPDANFSVAELSLIWQLTDTKRLVHGFSGGRDRLQDQGRGYANRTALFYDQLAQGNVSLLLRRVRIADEGSFTCFVRVRDHNSAAVTLQVAAPYSKPSVHLEPSKDLKPGDVAVVTCQASRGYPEASVLWQDGRGANLTANVTTWQVANEEGLFEVRSVLRVLVEPSVTYSCLVLNAVLRQHGHASVTITGRALPFPAAALWVTVALAACVVALLAVLAFVCHRRLRDSCREQRQRAGPEEREEEGEEPKADPEPELH, from the exons ATGCTCTTCCCGCTGCTCGTCCTGGCACTCGGCCTGGCAG GTGCCGTGGAGATCCACGTCCCGGAGGAGCCGGTGGTGGCCCTGTTCGGCCACGATGCCACCCTGCGCTGCTCCTTCTCGCCCGACGCCAACTTCAGCGTGGCGGAGCTGAGCCTGATCTGGCAGCTGACGGACACCAAGCGCCTGGTGCACGGCTTCTCCGGCGGCCGCGACCGCCTGCAGGACCAGGGCCGCGGCTACGCCAACCGCACGGCGCTCTTCTACGaccagctggcacagggcaaCGTGTCCCTGCTGCTGCGGCGCGTGCGCATCGCCGACGAGGGCAGCTTCACCTGCTTCGTGCGTGTGCGCGACCACAACAGCGCCGCCGTCACCCTGCAGGTGGCAG CTCCCTACTCCAAGCCCAGCGTGCACCTGGAGCCCAGCAAGGACCTGAAGCCGGGCGACGTGGCCGTGGTGACGTGCCAGGCGTCCCGCGGCTACCCCGAGGCCAGCGTGCTGTGGCAGGACGGCCGGGGCGCCAACCTGACGGCCAACGTCACCACGTGGCAGGTGGCCAACGAGGAGGGGCTGTTCGAGGTGCGCAGCGTCCTGCGCGTGCTGGTGGAGCCCAGCGTCACCTACTCGTGCCTGGTGCTCAACGCCGTGCTGCGGCAGCACGGGCACGCCTCCGTCACCATCACAG GCCgggctctgcccttccctgccgCGGCTCTCTGGGTGACGGTGGCCCTGGCCGCCTGCGTGGTGGCCCTGCTGGCCGTGCTGGCCTTCGTGTGCCACCGCCGCCTGCGGGACAGCTGCCGGGAGCAGCGGCAGCGCGCAG GGCCCgaggagcgggaggaggagggcgaGGAGCCCAAGGCAG ATCCGGAGCCGGAGCTGCATTGA